One window of the Trifolium pratense cultivar HEN17-A07 linkage group LG2, ARS_RC_1.1, whole genome shotgun sequence genome contains the following:
- the LOC123908405 gene encoding probable carboxylesterase 18, protein MSSSPNETKKKPFLPNGTVNRGFLNFIDRKTSPNATPVNGVSTKDVTVNAEHNVWFRLFTPTGATVGDETKITSLPVIFFFHGGGFTYLSPASFAYDAVCRRFCRKINAVVVSVNYRLTPEFRYPSQYEDGESVLKFLDDNKSVLPENADMSKCFIAGDSAGANIAHHVAVRVCKAALQRIRVIGLVSIQPYFGGEERTESQIRLEGSPLVSMARTDWLWKVFLPEGSDRDHGAANVSGPNAEDLSGLDYPDTLVFVGGFDALNDWQKRYYDWLKKCGKNAELIEYPTMIHAFYVFPDLAEATQLILQVKDFINRVSNNSKR, encoded by the coding sequence ATGTCGTCTTCACCAAACGAAACCAAGAAGAAACCCTTTCTTCCTAACGGCACCGTTAACCGCGGTTTTCTCAATTTCATAGATCGTAAAACTTCTCCTAACGCCACTCCCGTTAACGGCGTTTCAACAAAAGACGTTACGGTTAACGCTGAACATAATGTTTGGTTCCGTCTTTTCACTCCCACCGGCGCCACCGTCGGAGATGAAACCAAAATTACGTCTCTTCCGGTCATCTTTTTCTTCCACGGCGGTGGATTTACCTATCTCTCTCCCGCTTCTTTTGCTTACGATGCTGTTTGTCGTAGATTCTGCCGGAAAATCAATGCCGTTGTTGTCTCCGTTAATTACCGTCTCACACCGGAGTTTCGGTATCCGTCGCAATATGAAGATGGAGAATCCGTGCTGAAATTTCTCGACGACAATAAATCCGTTTTACCGGAAAATGCTGACATGTCAAAATGTTTCATTGCCGGAGACAGTGCTGGTGCAAATATAGCACATCATGTTGCGGTTCGGGTTTGCAAAGCGGCGCTCCAGAGAATCCGGGTGATCGGGTTGGTTTCGATCCAACCGTATTTTGGAGGGGAGGAGAGGACTGAGTCGCAGATTCGTCTCGAAGGATCGCCTTTGGTGTCGATGGCGAGGACTGATTGGTTGTGGAAGGTGTTTTTGCCGGAGGGATCGGATCGGGATCATGGCGCGGCTAATGTTAGTGGGCCGAATGCCGAGGATTTGTCGGGTTTGGATTATCCGGACACGCTTGTTTTTGTGGGCGGGTTTGACGCGTTAAATGATTGGCAAAAGAGGTATTATGATTGGTTGAAGAAATGTGGTAAAAATGCTGAGTTAATTGAATATCCAACTATGATTCATGCTTTTTATGTTTTCCCTGATTTGGCTGAGGCTACTCAATTGATTTTGCAAGTTAAGGATTTCATCAATAGAGTTTCCAACAATTCTaaacgatga